A single Pagrus major chromosome 19, Pma_NU_1.0 DNA region contains:
- the crhb gene encoding corticotropin releasing hormone b: MKLNLLGTTVILLVAFLPRYECRAIESPGGALRVPAPQTQNSQQQQQQSGPILERLGEEYFIRLGNGDSNSFPSSSMYPGGSPAIYNRALQLQLTRRLLQGKVGNIRALISGFGDRGDDSMERGRRSEDPPISLDLTFHLLREMMEMSRAEQLAQQAQNNRRMMELFGK, encoded by the coding sequence ATGAAGCTCAATTTACTTGGTACCACCGTGATTCTGCTAGTTGCCTTCTTACCCCGCTACGAATGTCGGGCTATTGAGAGCCCTGGCGGTGCCCTGCGCGTCCCAGCTCCCCAAACCCAAAactcccagcagcagcaacagcagtcTGGTCCCATCCTGGAGCGGCTTGGAGAGGAGTATTTCATCCGACTGGGCAACGGGGACTCTAACTCTTTCCCATCATCGTCCATGTATCCCGGCGGATCACCTGCGATCTACAACAGAGCGTTGCAACTCCAGCTGACGCGGCGTCTTTTACAAGGAAAAGTTGGGAACATCAGGGCGCTCATAAGCGGCTTCGGAGACCGCGGGGACGACTCGATGGAGAGGGGAAGGAGGTCCGAGGACCCGCCGATTTCCCTGGATCTGACCTTCCACCTGCTCCGGGAGATGATGGAGATGTCCAGGGCGGAACAGCTGGCCCAGCAAGCGCAAAATAACAGAAGAATGATGGAGCTCTTCGGGAAATGA